In one Streptomyces venezuelae genomic region, the following are encoded:
- a CDS encoding recombinase zinc beta ribbon domain-containing protein yields the protein MARLTGYLSRRGGLHPQEAPGLRKAASLLFDQHSRAEACRWMNAQGYRTALGNEWAPEVLTRVLSHPRMAGLGEDGEPIEDFGETVLTPDERQRLLALFAEKAGQQAEPRDAFDYLLNEGRSECGRCDYSMVGTRVTSGGDPAYRCPAPREGQDSCGRVRMNADRLEDSAAEEVLAELLRPGARERVAQLLADLRAEAGRLKEHIDGSPERFGELREMRKVLVPAAYEAAEKATKQDLREARSRLRYLEQLIDVPVDDVEDLAAWWKTAPRAWQRALVGVVIVKVRVMPVGRGRHRDPSERIHIEWR from the coding sequence ATGGCACGGCTGACCGGCTACCTGAGTCGCCGCGGAGGGCTCCACCCCCAGGAGGCCCCCGGCCTGCGCAAGGCCGCCTCCCTACTGTTCGACCAGCACAGCAGGGCCGAGGCGTGCCGGTGGATGAATGCCCAGGGATATCGCACGGCGCTCGGCAACGAGTGGGCACCGGAGGTCCTGACCCGCGTCCTGAGCCATCCCCGCATGGCCGGACTGGGCGAGGATGGCGAGCCCATCGAGGACTTCGGCGAGACGGTACTGACGCCCGATGAGCGTCAGCGGCTCCTTGCCCTGTTCGCCGAGAAGGCGGGCCAGCAGGCCGAGCCCCGCGACGCCTTCGACTACCTGCTGAACGAAGGCAGGTCGGAGTGCGGCCGGTGCGACTACAGCATGGTGGGCACGCGCGTCACCAGCGGCGGCGATCCGGCCTACCGCTGCCCCGCGCCCCGGGAGGGTCAGGACTCGTGCGGGCGGGTTCGGATGAACGCCGACCGGCTCGAAGACTCCGCGGCCGAGGAAGTTCTCGCGGAGCTGCTGCGGCCAGGCGCCCGGGAGCGGGTGGCTCAGCTGCTGGCCGACCTGCGGGCGGAGGCCGGGCGCCTGAAGGAGCACATCGACGGGTCGCCGGAGCGGTTCGGGGAGCTGCGCGAGATGCGCAAGGTGCTGGTGCCGGCCGCCTATGAGGCTGCCGAGAAGGCGACCAAGCAGGACCTGCGTGAGGCGCGGAGCCGTCTGCGCTATCTGGAGCAGCTGATCGATGTACCCGTTGACGACGTCGAGGACTTGGCCGCCTGGTGGAAGACGGCGCCGCGGGCCTGGCAGCGGGCGCTGGTCGGCGTGGTGATCGTCAAGGTGCGCGTCATGCCGGTGGGGCGTGGCAGGCACCGCGATCCCAGTGAGCGGATCCACATCGAGTGGCGCTAG
- a CDS encoding DNA-binding protein, which yields MSVEEVRSLPAVVNVVTAARALGIGADKAYDLIKADAFPAKLIPLGRTQKVATASLWEALGVS from the coding sequence ATGTCCGTAGAGGAAGTCCGATCGCTGCCGGCAGTAGTGAATGTCGTGACAGCTGCACGCGCCCTGGGGATCGGGGCGGACAAGGCGTATGACTTGATCAAGGCGGATGCGTTTCCGGCGAAGCTGATCCCCCTGGGACGCACGCAGAAGGTGGCGACTGCATCGCTGTGGGAGGCCCTGGGGGTGTCCTGA
- a CDS encoding tyrosine-type recombinase/integrase — MFDGSTYKRCKCTEPKLDSDGQPVLDASGEPRFRELGSACPLLNRRDHGSWYYYVKPPDGPGGKRRRPRKGGFLTQKQAKEEAQKLWDEAQGGIDIDSNETVASYLDRWHAKRVDLKRKTRGDYRDFIDRVFKPALGHLPMRDLRERHIQEMFQQIWAYNEVKKANREAAELAKTECDAAHLAWSQAPTPRPFELRQAWQQARTALKEARAKPRQDTGPASQKKYLDCLTAALNDAVTEKLVTQNWAKLVVVPKYERPQPLVWTDERVARWRETGQKRSPVMVWTPEQTGEFLDAAVDHPMYIMWHLMVYRAPRRGEATGLPWTELDLAKGVAYVSGQLVTDSNYNVWKDTPKSRSGRRTVALDHATLALLTAWRDVQKAQRAEWERKHREDPRSHGPYVDSGYVFTRPDGRPHHPANVSQAFNRFVQRIGLPPIRLHDLRHCAASLSLAAGLSMKAIQALLGHSSYQLTADTYTSLLPQFEHAAANAPLELVPRRNGVEKPEGEQTSASEIDHEQAAASVPPGAEAQDEAVASAANPEERHLHVVRIHRGDQAQNAA, encoded by the coding sequence GTGTTCGATGGCAGCACCTATAAGCGATGCAAGTGCACCGAACCCAAGCTGGATAGTGACGGTCAGCCTGTTCTCGACGCGAGTGGGGAACCCAGATTTCGCGAACTCGGCTCTGCCTGCCCCCTCCTGAACAGACGCGACCACGGCTCCTGGTACTACTACGTCAAGCCCCCCGACGGTCCAGGCGGCAAACGCCGCCGCCCGCGCAAAGGCGGCTTCCTCACACAGAAGCAGGCGAAGGAGGAAGCGCAGAAGCTGTGGGACGAAGCTCAGGGGGGCATCGACATCGACAGTAATGAGACTGTCGCCTCGTACCTCGACCGTTGGCACGCCAAGCGCGTCGACCTCAAGCGCAAGACCCGAGGCGACTACCGCGACTTCATCGACCGCGTCTTCAAGCCCGCCCTCGGCCACCTCCCCATGCGCGATCTCCGCGAGCGCCACATCCAAGAGATGTTCCAACAGATATGGGCATACAACGAGGTCAAGAAGGCCAACCGCGAAGCGGCAGAGCTAGCCAAAACCGAATGCGACGCAGCCCACTTGGCCTGGAGTCAGGCGCCCACGCCCCGGCCCTTCGAGCTGCGTCAGGCATGGCAGCAAGCCCGTACAGCTCTCAAAGAAGCCCGCGCCAAGCCTCGCCAGGACACCGGGCCCGCCTCCCAGAAGAAGTACCTCGACTGCCTCACCGCCGCTCTCAACGATGCCGTCACCGAGAAGCTCGTCACGCAAAACTGGGCCAAGCTTGTCGTCGTCCCTAAATACGAGCGCCCCCAACCGCTGGTGTGGACCGACGAGCGAGTGGCACGCTGGCGCGAGACCGGCCAGAAGCGCAGTCCAGTCATGGTCTGGACCCCAGAACAGACGGGTGAGTTCCTCGACGCAGCCGTCGATCATCCCATGTACATCATGTGGCACCTCATGGTGTACCGGGCGCCACGTCGAGGTGAGGCAACCGGCCTGCCCTGGACAGAACTCGACCTCGCCAAAGGGGTGGCCTACGTCTCCGGCCAGCTCGTCACCGATTCCAACTACAACGTATGGAAGGACACCCCCAAGAGCCGCAGCGGCCGCCGCACGGTCGCTCTCGACCACGCCACTCTGGCCCTGCTCACGGCCTGGCGCGACGTACAGAAGGCTCAGCGCGCTGAGTGGGAGAGGAAGCACCGCGAAGACCCTCGGAGCCACGGACCGTACGTCGATTCCGGCTACGTCTTCACCCGACCCGATGGACGCCCCCACCACCCCGCCAACGTCTCCCAGGCCTTCAACAGGTTCGTCCAGCGCATTGGTCTGCCACCGATCCGCCTCCACGACCTGCGCCACTGCGCAGCCTCACTTAGCCTGGCTGCCGGCCTCTCCATGAAGGCCATCCAAGCCCTGCTCGGGCATAGCAGCTACCAACTGACGGCTGACACCTACACCAGCCTGTTGCCTCAGTTCGAGCATGCCGCCGCCAACGCCCCGCTTGAACTCGTGCCACGCCGCAACGGAGTGGAGAAGCCCGAAGGTGAACAGACCTCCGCATCAGAGATAGACCACGAGCAGGCCGCGGCTTCGGTTCCTCCCGGAGCAGAAGCACAGGATGAGGCAGTCGCCTCCGCCGCAAACCCAGAAGAACGACACCTGCACGTAGTACGTATCCACCGCGGAGACCAGGCGCAAAACGCCGCTTGA
- a CDS encoding SAM-dependent methyltransferase, whose amino-acid sequence MRQDGGFLAEEIDTSRPHPARIYDYLLGGKDNYEVDRRAGDALAAAAPEVRLGVRANRDFMRRAVRHVVGEGVRQILDIGTGLPTSPNVHETADELAPDVRVAYVDNDPIVNTHAEALLGGSGATGTVLADLCDPRAIIDHPDVRRIIDFDRPVALLLVAIVHFLTDADEPERIVATLRDALPAGSYLVLSHATSDFADRRDAEAVYNQATASLNLRSKPEVMRFFDGFELVEPGLAQVPFWRPDAPSPVGSEAIGIYGGVARKAG is encoded by the coding sequence GTGAGACAGGACGGCGGCTTCCTCGCCGAGGAGATCGACACCAGCAGGCCGCATCCGGCCCGGATCTACGACTACCTGCTGGGCGGCAAGGACAACTACGAGGTCGACCGCCGCGCCGGGGACGCACTCGCCGCCGCCGCGCCCGAGGTGCGGCTGGGCGTGCGGGCCAACCGCGACTTCATGCGCCGCGCCGTCCGCCACGTCGTCGGCGAGGGGGTCCGGCAGATCCTCGACATCGGCACCGGCCTTCCCACCTCTCCGAACGTGCACGAGACGGCCGACGAACTGGCGCCGGACGTGCGCGTCGCCTACGTGGACAACGACCCGATCGTGAACACGCACGCCGAAGCGCTGCTCGGCGGCTCCGGCGCCACCGGCACCGTCCTCGCCGACCTGTGCGACCCACGGGCGATCATCGACCACCCCGACGTCCGCCGGATCATCGACTTCGACCGGCCGGTCGCCCTGCTCCTCGTGGCCATCGTCCACTTCCTCACCGACGCGGACGAGCCCGAGCGGATCGTCGCCACCCTGCGCGACGCGCTGCCGGCCGGAAGCTACCTGGTCCTCTCGCACGCCACGAGCGACTTCGCCGACCGCCGCGACGCCGAGGCCGTCTACAACCAGGCCACCGCCAGCCTGAACCTCCGGTCCAAGCCCGAGGTCATGAGGTTCTTCGACGGCTTCGAGCTGGTCGAACCCGGCCTGGCCCAGGTGCCGTTCTGGCGTCCGGACGCTCCGTCGCCCGTCGGCTCCGAGGCGATCGGGATCTACGGCGGGGTGGCGCGCAAGGCCGGCTGA
- a CDS encoding Lrp/AsnC family transcriptional regulator encodes MTGYSTDATDWRILDVLQREGRASYAELARAVSMSASAVTERVRRLEEAGVIQGYAAVVDPERLGLPILAFVRLRYPNGNYKPFHDLVDATPEILEAHHVTGDDCFVIKVAARSMQHLEEVSGRIGALGAVTTSVVYSSPLPRRPLGR; translated from the coding sequence ATGACCGGTTATTCCACGGACGCCACCGACTGGCGCATCCTCGATGTCCTCCAGCGGGAGGGCCGCGCCAGCTACGCGGAGCTGGCGCGCGCCGTCTCGATGTCGGCGAGCGCCGTCACGGAGCGGGTGCGGCGCCTCGAGGAGGCCGGCGTCATACAGGGGTACGCGGCCGTGGTCGACCCGGAGCGGCTCGGTCTCCCCATCCTCGCGTTCGTGCGCCTGCGCTATCCGAACGGCAACTACAAGCCGTTCCACGACCTGGTCGACGCGACCCCCGAGATCCTGGAGGCGCACCACGTGACGGGCGACGACTGCTTCGTCATCAAGGTCGCCGCACGCTCGATGCAGCACCTCGAAGAGGTGTCGGGCAGGATCGGCGCGCTGGGTGCCGTGACGACGAGCGTCGTCTACTCCTCTCCCCTGCCGCGCCGACCCCTGGGCCGCTGA
- a CDS encoding S1 family peptidase, which produces MRISRLVPALAATALAVLGLAPTAAAQSATRAETPAVASANGPQPIIGGGYASNAPWAARLFSNGRQTCSATIIAPTWILTAKHCVSGGGLSFRIGSLDQTSGGTTANGISVTSHPSSDLSLVRLDRSVPGTYARLGSPGSVSVGQTVQVYGWGATSQCGQEINCQSRLLKVADVVVTGGCRDAYQGQAICARRGNGITAGGDSGGPMMANGAQVGVASTSDRQTTTAYTNVTAYRSWIQSIAGV; this is translated from the coding sequence GTGCGAATATCCAGACTCGTCCCCGCGCTCGCGGCCACCGCCCTCGCCGTCCTGGGGCTCGCGCCCACCGCGGCGGCCCAGAGCGCGACGCGCGCGGAAACGCCCGCCGTGGCTTCGGCCAATGGCCCCCAGCCGATCATCGGCGGCGGCTACGCCAGCAACGCCCCCTGGGCGGCCAGGCTCTTCTCCAACGGCCGGCAGACCTGCAGCGCGACGATCATCGCCCCCACCTGGATCCTCACCGCGAAGCACTGCGTCAGCGGCGGCGGCCTGTCGTTCCGCATCGGCAGCCTCGACCAGACGTCCGGCGGCACCACGGCCAACGGCATCAGCGTCACCAGCCACCCGTCGTCCGACCTGTCCCTCGTCAGGCTGGACCGCTCCGTCCCCGGCACCTACGCGCGCCTCGGCTCCCCCGGCTCGGTGTCCGTGGGCCAGACCGTCCAGGTGTACGGCTGGGGCGCGACGTCCCAGTGCGGCCAGGAGATCAACTGTCAGTCCCGGCTCCTCAAGGTCGCCGACGTCGTCGTGACCGGCGGCTGCCGCGACGCCTACCAGGGCCAGGCCATCTGCGCCCGGCGCGGCAACGGCATCACCGCGGGCGGCGACTCGGGCGGCCCGATGATGGCCAACGGCGCACAGGTCGGCGTCGCCTCCACCAGTGACCGCCAGACCACGACCGCGTACACGAACGTGACGGCGTACCGCTCCTGGATCCAGAGCATCGCGGGCGTCTGA
- a CDS encoding rhodanese-like domain-containing protein: protein MNNTNAQLSAPASGHTPATARNPVLRVPPASPAAAAAYFGASLAFHADVSDVASALAGDGDPGFVVIDTRSTASWDQGHVPGAVHLPTALIPEQAEALLDRAVPVVTYCWGPGCNGATRAALALAQLGFQVKEMLGGFEYWAREGFEFETWEGRERRDADPLTAPTDAGDCGC, encoded by the coding sequence ATGAACAACACGAACGCGCAGCTCAGCGCCCCCGCCTCAGGTCACACTCCCGCTACCGCCCGGAACCCGGTGCTGCGGGTTCCGCCGGCGTCGCCGGCCGCCGCGGCCGCATACTTCGGCGCCAGTCTGGCCTTCCACGCCGACGTGTCCGACGTGGCCTCCGCGCTCGCCGGGGACGGGGACCCCGGCTTCGTGGTGATCGACACCCGTTCCACCGCCTCGTGGGACCAGGGCCACGTCCCCGGGGCCGTCCACCTGCCGACCGCCTTGATCCCCGAGCAGGCGGAGGCGCTCCTCGACCGGGCGGTGCCGGTCGTCACCTACTGCTGGGGACCCGGCTGCAACGGCGCGACCCGCGCCGCCCTCGCCCTCGCCCAACTGGGCTTCCAGGTCAAGGAGATGCTCGGCGGATTCGAGTACTGGGCCCGCGAAGGGTTCGAGTTCGAGACGTGGGAGGGCCGTGAGCGGCGCGACGCCGACCCGCTCACGGCCCCGACCGACGCCGGGGACTGCGGCTGCTGA
- a CDS encoding DUF885 domain-containing protein, with translation MSATENPHTNTGPLPRAVADAYVDELIALDPITGTYLGVEESNSRLPDTSPEGQEALARLARTTLARLDEAERRPGADSEAERRCGRLLRERLTAQLAVHEADEGLRAVGNLHTMPHQVREIFTVSPMETRQDWAAIAERLRAVPAALEGYRASLELGLERKLFGPPRPTATFIGQLTEWAGETGDHPSGRGWFDDFAAAGPDALRADLDSAARAATASVVALRDWMRDVYAPAIEGAPDIVGRERYARLSRECNGTDLDLDEAYAYGWSEFHRLFAEMRTEAEKILPGAATPWVALAHLDEHGTHIEGVEEVRLWLQELMDEAIDALDGTHFELAERVRKVESHIAPPGGAAAPYYTGPSEDFSRPGRTWLPTMGDTRFPVYDLVSTWYHEGVPGHHLQLAQWAHVAENLSRYQATVGIVSANAEGWALYAERLMDELGFLTDPERRLGYLDAQMMRALRVIVDIGMHLELEIPADSPFHPGERWTPDLAQEFYDAHCSRPTEYVASEMTRYLTIPGQAIGYKLGERAWLLGRENARTRHGAAFDAKAWHMAALSQGSLGLDDLVEELSAL, from the coding sequence ATGTCAGCCACCGAGAACCCGCATACGAACACCGGCCCCCTGCCCCGCGCCGTCGCCGACGCCTACGTCGACGAACTGATCGCCCTCGACCCCATCACGGGCACCTACCTCGGTGTCGAGGAGAGCAACAGCAGGCTCCCCGACACCTCGCCCGAGGGCCAGGAGGCCCTCGCCCGGCTGGCGCGCACGACCCTGGCGCGGCTGGACGAGGCGGAGCGCAGGCCCGGCGCGGACAGCGAGGCCGAGCGCCGCTGCGGGCGGCTCCTGCGGGAGCGGCTGACCGCGCAGCTGGCCGTCCACGAGGCCGACGAAGGGCTGCGCGCGGTCGGCAACCTGCACACGATGCCGCATCAGGTGCGGGAGATCTTCACCGTCTCTCCCATGGAGACGCGGCAGGACTGGGCGGCGATCGCCGAGCGGCTGCGTGCCGTGCCGGCGGCGCTCGAAGGGTATCGGGCGTCCCTCGAACTCGGCCTGGAGCGCAAGCTGTTCGGGCCGCCGCGCCCGACCGCCACCTTCATCGGGCAGCTCACCGAGTGGGCGGGCGAGACCGGCGACCACCCGAGCGGGCGCGGCTGGTTCGACGACTTCGCGGCGGCGGGTCCGGACGCCCTGCGGGCCGACCTGGACAGCGCCGCGCGGGCCGCCACCGCCTCGGTCGTGGCGCTGCGCGACTGGATGCGTGACGTCTACGCCCCGGCGATCGAGGGCGCCCCGGACATCGTGGGCCGCGAGCGCTACGCCCGGCTGTCCCGCGAGTGCAACGGCACCGACCTGGACCTGGACGAGGCGTACGCGTACGGCTGGTCGGAGTTCCACCGGCTGTTCGCGGAGATGAGGACCGAGGCGGAGAAGATCCTGCCGGGCGCGGCCACGCCGTGGGTGGCCCTCGCCCACCTCGACGAGCACGGGACGCACATCGAGGGCGTGGAGGAGGTCCGGCTCTGGCTGCAGGAGCTGATGGACGAGGCGATCGACGCGCTGGACGGCACGCACTTCGAACTCGCCGAGCGGGTACGGAAGGTGGAGTCCCACATCGCACCGCCGGGCGGCGCCGCGGCCCCCTACTACACGGGCCCGTCCGAGGACTTCTCCCGGCCCGGCCGCACGTGGCTGCCGACGATGGGCGACACCCGCTTCCCCGTCTACGACCTCGTCTCCACCTGGTACCACGAGGGCGTGCCGGGCCATCACCTCCAGCTCGCCCAGTGGGCGCACGTGGCGGAGAACCTCTCCCGATACCAGGCGACCGTCGGCATCGTCAGCGCCAACGCCGAGGGCTGGGCGCTGTACGCGGAGCGGCTGATGGACGAGCTCGGCTTCCTGACCGACCCCGAGCGCAGGCTCGGCTATCTCGACGCGCAGATGATGCGCGCGCTGCGGGTCATCGTCGACATCGGCATGCACCTGGAGCTGGAGATCCCCGCGGACTCCCCCTTCCACCCGGGCGAGCGCTGGACGCCGGACCTCGCCCAGGAGTTCTACGACGCGCACTGCAGCCGTCCCACGGAGTACGTGGCCAGCGAGATGACCCGCTATCTGACCATCCCCGGTCAGGCCATCGGGTACAAGCTGGGCGAGCGCGCCTGGTTGCTCGGCCGGGAGAACGCGCGGACCCGGCACGGTGCCGCGTTCGACGCCAAGGCGTGGCACATGGCCGCCCTGTCGCAGGGTTCCCTGGGTCTGGACGACCTGGTGGAGGAGCTCTCCGCGCTCTGA
- a CDS encoding Lrp/AsnC family transcriptional regulator, whose amino-acid sequence MADSVALDPVDLHILRVLQNDARTTYRDLAAQVGVAPSTCLDRVTRLRRSGVILGHQLRLDPAKLGRGVEALLSVQVRPHRRDLVGPFVERVRALPESLSLFHLTGPEDFLVHVAVAGPADLQRLVLDEFTARREVARVETRLIFQQWACGPLLPPDAPPDISQDPPGESW is encoded by the coding sequence ATGGCCGATTCCGTCGCACTGGACCCGGTGGATCTCCACATACTGCGCGTGCTGCAGAACGATGCCCGGACCACCTACCGAGACCTGGCGGCGCAGGTCGGTGTCGCGCCGTCCACGTGTCTCGACCGCGTGACGCGGCTGCGGCGCTCGGGGGTCATTCTCGGACATCAGCTGCGCCTGGACCCGGCGAAGCTCGGCCGCGGGGTCGAAGCGCTCCTCTCCGTGCAGGTCCGGCCGCACCGGCGGGATCTCGTCGGGCCGTTCGTGGAGCGCGTTCGGGCGCTGCCGGAGTCGCTGTCCCTGTTCCACCTCACGGGCCCGGAGGACTTCCTGGTGCACGTGGCGGTGGCCGGGCCCGCGGATCTGCAGCGGCTCGTCCTCGACGAGTTCACCGCGCGGCGTGAAGTGGCACGCGTGGAGACCCGGTTGATCTTCCAGCAGTGGGCGTGCGGTCCGCTGCTGCCGCCCGACGCCCCGCCCGACATCTCGCAGGATCCGCCGGGTGAATCATGGTGA
- a CDS encoding trans-sulfuration enzyme family protein: MEANTGTAPHTPSADSASPSRALATEAVHAGRDDLAEMGLHVPPIDLSTTYPSRDSRGEAARIDAFAAEGVLDGGPPVYARLGNPTVARFETALARLEGTESAVAFASGMAALTAVLLVRGSARLRHVVAVRPLYGCSDHLLSAGLVGTEVTWVDPEDIADAIRPDTGLVMVESPANPTLAELDLAEVARACGTVPLLADNTFATPVLQRPAESGARLVLHSATKYLGGHGDVLGGVVACDEELARGLRQVRFATGGVLHPLAGYLLLRGLSTLPVRVRAASANAAELARRLAADPRVERVHYPRMGGAMVAFEVRGDPHGVIAGVRLITPAVSLGSVDSLIQHPASISHRVVDVEDRRSAGVSDRLLRMSCGLEDVDDLWHDLDRALGPVPVTIPAPVATGTVGAAAAEGLRGAVRGRTGAAN, translated from the coding sequence ATGGAAGCGAACACCGGGACAGCACCGCACACACCCTCCGCGGACAGCGCCTCGCCGTCACGCGCCCTGGCCACCGAAGCCGTGCACGCGGGACGGGACGATCTGGCCGAAATGGGCCTGCACGTCCCGCCGATCGACCTCTCCACGACCTACCCCTCCCGCGACAGCCGGGGCGAGGCCGCCCGCATCGACGCGTTCGCCGCCGAAGGGGTCCTCGACGGCGGGCCGCCGGTCTACGCACGCCTCGGCAATCCGACCGTCGCCCGCTTCGAGACGGCACTCGCCCGCCTCGAAGGCACCGAGAGCGCGGTCGCGTTCGCGAGCGGCATGGCGGCGCTGACCGCGGTGCTTCTCGTACGAGGATCCGCGCGCCTGCGCCACGTCGTGGCCGTCCGGCCGCTGTACGGCTGCAGCGACCACCTGCTCTCCGCGGGGCTCGTCGGCACCGAGGTGACCTGGGTGGACCCCGAGGACATCGCCGATGCCATCCGGCCCGACACCGGCCTGGTCATGGTCGAGTCGCCCGCCAACCCCACGCTCGCCGAACTCGACCTGGCCGAGGTCGCCCGCGCCTGCGGCACCGTGCCGCTGCTCGCCGACAACACCTTCGCGACGCCCGTGCTGCAACGGCCCGCGGAGAGCGGCGCCCGACTGGTGCTGCACAGCGCCACCAAGTACCTGGGCGGGCACGGCGACGTCCTCGGCGGCGTCGTGGCGTGCGACGAGGAGCTCGCCCGAGGGCTGCGCCAGGTCCGGTTCGCCACGGGCGGGGTGCTGCATCCGCTCGCCGGATACCTGCTGCTGCGCGGCCTGTCCACGCTCCCCGTCCGGGTGCGCGCGGCCTCCGCGAACGCGGCGGAGCTGGCGCGCCGCCTCGCGGCCGACCCGCGCGTCGAGCGCGTCCACTACCCGCGGATGGGCGGCGCCATGGTCGCCTTCGAGGTGCGCGGCGACCCGCACGGGGTGATCGCGGGCGTACGGCTGATCACCCCGGCGGTCAGCCTCGGCAGCGTCGACTCGCTCATCCAGCACCCGGCCTCCATCAGCCACCGCGTGGTGGACGTCGAGGACCGGCGCTCGGCCGGCGTCAGCGACCGGCTGCTGCGCATGTCGTGCGGTCTCGAGGACGTCGACGACCTCTGGCACGACCTGGACCGGGCGCTCGGCCCCGTGCCGGTCACCATCCCCGCCCCGGTGGCCACAGGGACCGTGGGCGCCGCGGCCGCCGAAGGGCTCAGGGGCGCCGTGCGTGGTCGTACGGGAGCCGCGAACTGA
- a CDS encoding GNAT family N-acetyltransferase codes for MPDVTRTKHGRPVHHWRRDVVELAALFTAVAVADAVANMVGHGPDGPALLVVSAVVLLATAGFHIWWARRHGHAPPAHDTAARPPAEAEQAGRATTTTHASGTTPASTAEADAPSTLPGTTTLWRMRTTVRDEPGSLAALCVTLAERRVDILSLQAHPLAEGTVDEFLLRAPTDLAGAEITRSIARAGGEGTWIERADAHDLVDAPTRILGLATRTALDAAELPLALRHLLGRCTIRSLPAAARTGTRKDDPARSESVPVDGVLDGTVLRLKGPDGEVITVERPYLPFTPTEFARARALVELDTRLGPRIPRSQDVLTLPEGNSITVRRADTSDIEAAKAMHERCSPGTLDKRYHGPVHDADRYLNHLLSPRFGRTLAVRTASGRIVGIGHLLWDGDETEVALLVEDEWQRRGIGGQLLGRLVAMAVEAGCESVYAVTQASNTGMVAAMRGLGLPLDYQIEEGTLVITARLDATPVSSRLPYDHARRP; via the coding sequence ATGCCTGACGTGACACGGACCAAGCACGGACGCCCGGTTCATCACTGGCGGCGCGACGTGGTCGAGCTGGCGGCGCTGTTCACCGCAGTGGCGGTGGCCGACGCCGTCGCGAACATGGTGGGGCACGGACCCGACGGTCCCGCCCTGCTGGTCGTCTCGGCCGTGGTGCTGCTCGCCACGGCCGGTTTCCACATCTGGTGGGCCAGGCGCCACGGCCACGCCCCGCCGGCGCACGATACCGCCGCCCGGCCGCCCGCCGAGGCGGAGCAGGCCGGGCGCGCCACGACCACCACCCACGCCTCCGGGACCACTCCCGCGAGCACCGCCGAGGCCGATGCGCCCTCGACGCTCCCCGGCACGACCACCCTGTGGCGGATGCGCACGACCGTCCGGGACGAGCCGGGCTCCCTGGCCGCCCTGTGCGTGACCCTCGCCGAGCGCCGCGTCGACATCCTCAGCCTCCAGGCCCATCCGCTGGCCGAGGGCACCGTCGACGAGTTCCTGCTGCGCGCTCCCACGGACCTCGCCGGTGCCGAGATCACCCGGTCGATCGCGCGGGCGGGCGGCGAGGGCACCTGGATCGAGCGCGCCGACGCCCACGATCTGGTCGACGCCCCCACCCGCATCCTCGGGCTCGCCACCCGCACCGCGCTCGACGCGGCCGAACTCCCCCTGGCTCTGCGCCACCTCCTGGGCCGCTGCACCATCCGCTCCCTGCCCGCCGCCGCGCGCACGGGGACCCGCAAAGACGACCCCGCCCGTTCGGAGTCGGTCCCGGTCGACGGCGTACTCGACGGCACGGTGCTCAGGCTGAAGGGCCCCGACGGCGAGGTCATCACCGTGGAGCGCCCCTACCTGCCGTTCACTCCCACGGAGTTCGCCCGCGCGCGGGCCCTCGTCGAGCTCGACACGCGGCTCGGCCCGCGCATCCCGCGCAGCCAGGACGTCCTGACGCTCCCCGAGGGCAACTCCATCACCGTGCGGCGGGCCGACACCTCCGACATCGAAGCCGCCAAGGCCATGCACGAGCGGTGCTCACCGGGCACCCTCGACAAGCGCTACCACGGCCCGGTGCACGACGCCGACCGCTACCTCAACCACCTCCTCAGCCCCCGGTTCGGCCGCACCCTCGCGGTGCGCACCGCGTCCGGGCGGATCGTCGGCATCGGCCATCTCCTGTGGGACGGCGACGAGACCGAGGTCGCGCTGCTCGTCGAGGACGAGTGGCAGCGCCGCGGCATCGGCGGCCAGCTGCTCGGCCGCCTGGTGGCGATGGCGGTCGAGGCGGGCTGCGAGAGCGTGTACGCGGTGACACAGGCGTCCAACACCGGCATGGTGGCCGCGATGCGTGGGCTCGGCCTGCCGCTCGACTACCAGATCGAGGAGGGCACGCTGGTGATCACGGCCCGCCTCGACGCGACACCGGTCAGTTCGCGGCTCCCGTACGACCACGCACGGCGCCCCTGA